CAATTTCAACTTCACCCAAGCACCCCGGAGAAATTTCCCAACCCAAACATTCAGAAACGAATGCAAGGAGACACTTGCTTCAAGTGTCACCAACAAGGTCATTGGAGTTGGTTTTGCCCTTTGAACTCTCCCAACAAGAACCCcctctcatcatcatcatcatcacactCACCCACTCTCCACTCCCCTCAGAACATTCACTGCCGTTGTGGCTACGGTTTGTGCATCATCAAAACCTCCAAGAGCGAGAGAAACCCGGGGAGAAAGTACTATGCCTGCCCCGTCAAAAGGGTATGCCTCTAACACCTTCAAGTTTCAACCCTTTGTGATTCccagtttttcttttttgattttCTTAACTGTTTCTATGTTGggtgttttttcttcttcttcaggggGCACAGTGCAATGGATACGGGTTTATGAAATGGTGTGATGAGCCTGTTGATCAGAGTGATTGGCAGCCTCCGTTGTTCAAGTACCCTGAGTGTGAATGCGGAGCTGGAGTGTGTCGAAGAGTGAAGGGAACACAAGAGAGCACCAGTGTGGTTAAGTACTATTTTGAGTGCCCTGTGAAAAAGGTATGTAACTATGTTTGATGATCATTTTAGTGTTCTAGTTTTCTAATGGTTCTATATCTGCTTCTTGAGTCACTGGTTTTAGTCCCAAATGAgttatttactaattttttgCCTCAACTTCCTGATTTGGTCCTTTGGTTGTGAAACACTTGCAAGTTTTATGTACTGAAGCTTATGTATGCATCATTAATTGCATATGAAACATCCTAAGTGTAGCAATATTTTCAGCTACCTTTCTGTATGCATTCCCTAGAAGATTATTTTTTGGGGTGTACTACTATctgtttatttttgtttatcCATAATTAATACTATCAAACAGGATCATGGATCTTGTGGATACCAAGTGTCAGAAGATGAAGTGCTCAACAACACAAGCATTGCTCCTATCCCACAAAGCATGTCTGAAGAGGAAGTGCTCAACAACTCAAGCATTACTCCTACCCGGAAAAGCAGGCAAAGGTGTCTCGATGACTTTTACCAAAATGATAAAAGTCATAAAACTGAGAAtgacctgggtgatggcttgTGTGAGGGAGGTAATTTCCTTGGACAGACCAAAAGGATGAGAATCATGGACAATTATGAATTTCTCTCATCCTTGGTTATATCTGAAATTCCAGAAGGTGAAGATGCTGGTGCAGTAGCGGAAGTAGACCAATCAAAAGTTGCTGGTTTTCCAGAATTTGAGATTGCTGATGATGATTTAGAATTTGCCGACTTAGCCATTCAGGCAGAAGCTGATCTATTACCTAGTCTGTCAACACCTTCAAGGATCAGTGCTCGACAATATGTTTTTGTTAGGGACATTGTTGATGCATCACTTGGTACTATTTCCTTTTTCTGGTTTTCTAATTTCTATTCATCATTTGAagctattttatttttctggttttccatatttttaaagaaattgTATTTCCTCCTTCCACATGTACTTTATTTTGCTGCTTCCACTTCCACAGCCAAGTTtcaccattttttttctttgcaaaTTCAATCTCATGACCTTGCAATTGATTTCTTAAAATATTGGATTTCTTCTTTCTAGCCCTGGACCAAAGTCATAACAGTTAAAGCACACTGCTAAGACAGCTCTTAAGACTTGCTTTGTGTCTTTCTTGTTCATCTGCAACAACTCAACACTGTTTATCTGTTCAATCTACAATCAATTTAATTCGATTTGATGATGTTTGATTGTGTTTGGTTATATATAATACATTTCCTCTTGATCACAAAAACAAACTTTGAAAGTAGGATAAatttttctcataatttttttttatgacagAGAATGTATGTTTGAAATTCTTTTGATCTGATTGCAGATGGTTTTCTAATGGGTTGGTTAGGCCGCCTTGTCTTTGTCCATCCCACAAAGGGCTTGAAGCTTCCCACACCACAGCCATTTTTCTGCTGTAAGATTTCTTAGTTTCATGTGTG
This is a stretch of genomic DNA from Lotus japonicus ecotype B-129 chromosome 1, LjGifu_v1.2. It encodes these proteins:
- the LOC130729804 gene encoding uncharacterized protein LOC130729804 isoform X2, whose translation is MCDQEVNQPLSPSRSPSNPPQFQLHPSTPEKFPNPNIQKRMQGDTCFKCHQQGHWSWFCPLNSPNKNPLSSSSSSHSPTLHSPQNIHCRCGYGLCIIKTSKSERNPGRKYYACPVKRGAQCNGYGFMKWCDEPVDQSDWQPPLFKYPECECGAGVCRRVKGTQESTSVVKYYFECPVKKDHGSCGYQVSEDEVLNNTSIAPIPQSMSEEEVLNNSSITPTRKSRQRCLDDFYQNDKSHKTENDLGDGLCEGEGEDAGAVAEVDQSKVAGFPEFEIADDDLEFADLAIQAEADLLPSLSTPSRISARQYVFVRDIVDASLDGFLMGWLGRLVFVHPTKGLKLPTPQPFFCCVFPSFNPILVPKQASIILNGPSAQHTQLSTTSLTEVSRDVVSPNSPPGSGNKPITMSKRQREVALFMQQQLLSDLENLDPREQDSMREAAETTFTLLNRLEVDCEQFSQHVWDFINLTSSIVEMDKSMENSLTLEEHQKLFEEEEIKLDCIKDDLAETEALLEVSNRHRKTLCEEISHLEAMLLKKKNQLESCEVETLQMETQLGDLKRSMLKADITLRDRAEQVEVARKQSEERKAKQVAAKTALENAKLELEN
- the LOC130729804 gene encoding uncharacterized protein LOC130729804 isoform X1, translating into MCDQEVNQPLSPSRSPSNPPQFQLHPSTPEKFPNPNIQKRMQGDTCFKCHQQGHWSWFCPLNSPNKNPLSSSSSSHSPTLHSPQNIHCRCGYGLCIIKTSKSERNPGRKYYACPVKRGAQCNGYGFMKWCDEPVDQSDWQPPLFKYPECECGAGVCRRVKGTQESTSVVKYYFECPVKKDHGSCGYQVSEDEVLNNTSIAPIPQSMSEEEVLNNSSITPTRKSRQRCLDDFYQNDKSHKTENDLGDGLCEGGNFLGQTKRMRIMDNYEFLSSLVISEIPEGEDAGAVAEVDQSKVAGFPEFEIADDDLEFADLAIQAEADLLPSLSTPSRISARQYVFVRDIVDASLDGFLMGWLGRLVFVHPTKGLKLPTPQPFFCCVFPSFNPILVPKQASIILNGPSAQHTQLSTTSLTEVSRDVVSPNSPPGSGNKPITMSKRQREVALFMQQQLLSDLENLDPREQDSMREAAETTFTLLNRLEVDCEQFSQHVWDFINLTSSIVEMDKSMENSLTLEEHQKLFEEEEIKLDCIKDDLAETEALLEVSNRHRKTLCEEISHLEAMLLKKKNQLESCEVETLQMETQLGDLKRSMLKADITLRDRAEQVEVARKQSEERKAKQVAAKTALENAKLELEN